From Xyrauchen texanus isolate HMW12.3.18 chromosome 15, RBS_HiC_50CHRs, whole genome shotgun sequence:
ACTAATAATTAAGATGAGGCCAATTTAATGcactttatttttatacacagtaACTTCATAAAGATAATtatgtactaatatatatatatatatatatatatatatatatatatatatatatagatgtgtgtaaTTTCACTTTTTGCATGTCTACATATGTGTTTGGGACGTGTCATTGTGTAGACTGCATTTCTTTGATGATGAAAATGTAGACAGACCGGTTGAGCATCATATTCCAAACAAAGGAGACCTTAGCTGTTCCGTATATGTGTCAGAAATTAGGCTAAACttagaaaagtataaaaaaatatatatattttaacgcTCACTACACTTGATAAAAAAGATAAAAGAGCTATAAACATTAAAGATTTTAATTACAAACTGAAATGTGCCTTTGTACTTACATTTAGATGGGTGTGTTTGCTGGAGTGACATAAATGAGATCCTCTCATATTGCACTCGGGGCCCAAGTGTATTGAAGAGTATTAGAGAtataacgtcatcatgtacacgtcacttacaaatacaatttatttacaaGTACATCCCTGTCATCCTGTCAGTGGCTTTTACTCCTTATTACTCCTGTCGGTTGGAAAAACCCCTTCTCTCTTTTCCTGGAATAAACACTGATGGTGAGAAAGATATGTTTGCTTTAGTCTCAATTGCTCTGAGGATTTTTTATGGATTCGAAAGGCTGATCATGTTACACTTACCCAGACATCAGTACACTGTCTCCTATTACATTACAAGAGATCCCGAGGAGGTGATTGAATGTAATGTTTGCTTTCAAAACATGACTTACAGAATTGTTGTAATTTCTGCCTGAATTTAACAAAGGACGGAATTAGTATATTTTTTTTGACATGAGGATTTCTTTCTAATTTATTATACAGAACATAAGTCTGTAAAGtgacttttttaaatgtactaaGTTTAACCCTGGGATAAGACCACTTTTTACCTATTGGCTAAGCAACATGACAGTTTAAAAAAAGATCATACACTCACTTAAcagtttattaggaacacctgtacacctgcttattcatgtgattatctaatcagccaatcgtgtggtagcagtCACGACATCaagcagataagggtcaggagcttcagttaatgttcacaaccaccatcagaatggggaaaaatttgatctcaatgatttagaccgtggcatgattgttggtgcctgatgggctggtttgagtatttctgtaactgctgatcttctgagaATTTTATGCAAACAGTCTCTaaattactcagaatgatgcATGTTAATAATTCACTAATTCACtcaaaattcatttttatacATTCATAATATGTTGCATTTCAGGATGGCGTCCTCTGTCAGTTCTGCATATTCCATATGTGACACTGGAGACACATTATGTGGTGAGTAGATCATGCCCATTagattaaaaacaaatcttaacaAAATTAGCTTAATGCTGTAAATGTAGTGTTCTGACAGCTTGATCTGTTTGCATCTGTTGATCTGTCTCATCTAAAGAGGGCTAGGTATCTAAGGATTTGActaaataaattctgtaaaaattacagaaatgaaagaaatataattattattcaaaCAATTATCAATTATATGACTTTTATAGATAATAATAACTAAAAGTTCCaactatttaattttattgtaatttctcAGCACAGCGGGCAAATTATATAGCAGATAATACCAGTGAAATATATCCCTTCTGTTAAGCCTAGTGGGTTTTATAGATCAATAATTATTATTCTaagaataatttataattatgtatCGTTATTGTATACTAATTTATTATTCTTAATATTTAAGAATTATTCAGATATCATTgcaagtatttaacacaattttgGATTATATCTTTATCATATCACTGTAATTGTACATGCAAAACCATGTAAATACTAAAAGCTTCAAGATGAACAGTTCACctgacatttttgtttattcattttccTTGTCAACATGTGATATGCTCCCTCAGAGATCCGTGTGTATGAACAGGAAGTGATTATCGTCCCCGTGCTGTTTTTGATGAGTTTCTTTGTCACACTGTTGTTTCTGCTGTTGCTGAGGTTCTGTCCGGAGAAAGTAGATCGTTTGCAACCCAGCTCCATACGAACAAAAAGGAATAGGAGAAACTTACAAGGCATTGATGGTGAGTGTGGGTGTATTTTAGAAACAAACTTCCCAGGGGgccatacataaataaaaatagaaaaaatatactGAATGTTGTTAATCAAATTCAAATTCTGACCAAGTTAATCAAATACTGTTTTAGAGTAAAATTGAATTTTGATCACTTTAAAAAGTTTTCTATACAGATTTTTGAGAATTTCACTCATATAAATTGAATTTAATCATACTTTAGCATACTATACTTATATagatattatagatatatattaattatattaaactataattaaTGAAATCTGTCCATAATACCGGGATTAATAGTTTGCTTTGGTATTAAGCATCGCAAATACTAACCACTGTGCTTGTGTCTTGGCAAAGGCGTGTTTTAACTCACATCTGTCCCACATATTGTGACTGTTTGCACAAAATTGTATCTTACATGATATTATTCCTCTTCTTTCTCACTGACTCTTGATTTCTTGCTGTTTTATCTTACTGCCTTTATATATCaattgtttgttccttttgtctTCTATCTCACCTCACCTCATCCACCTAAACAATCTCTCCCTCTTTCTGTAGCTCCTCTGGGTCTGAATGCTCTGGAAGGTGAGCACATAACATTGGACACCACATCCTACATGACATTCAGCACTTCATCACCAGTCCAGAAACAATACAGGTCTGACCACGCCTCCTTTAATGCCAACAATGTGGCCTTCCCCGACGGGCAAGGCTCTTTTGGGGCCACAGCTTCAGCCTTCACAAAACCCAAGGAACTCCCACGCCAACGACTGCCGGAGAATTTTAACGGGGTGTCTCCTCTCCCAGTATCATACTCTTTGAAGTCAGACTCCTCTGTCTCACTCTATAGGGCTCGTATGGAGAACAGAAATGTTGTGCTGCGTGTTCTTAAAGGTGCCAGAGCAGTTTATGTTATACAAATTCAAATCGAATCTGATAATAATCTGAttttaaattccaatttcacTCTCTCACGTTCTTTGTGGTTGcaatccttctctctctcttattcAGATTCAGCCAGTAACACGGAAAGTCAGTCCTTCCTGGGCTTTGCGGCCTTCCTTTCTCAGTTGGGGCCCCACCCCTTTTTACCGGAGCTTCTGGGAGTTGTATCACTGCGTGCTCCTCTCATTACTGTTATTGAAGAGATGGAGAACCAAGATCTGCTCGGATTCCTGTGGAGGTGTAGGCAGGTGAGAGATTCAATcaggacattttaaagcattcaACTTGCTAGTATATCGGTAACCATtgattcattaattgtttatattgagtCACCTTGCACCTAAACAAATAATACAAGGCTTTTGCTGAGATTCACACCCAATGGTTTGATGGGATAGATTTAGCAAAGtcaatgaaatggaaaaaatCAATGAACAGCTAACCTTGCACACCTGAGAAGTGAGATAGATTTAAAATTGAAACTAGAGTTTTTTTTGAGTTTTTGGTCCATGTCATTTAGCTTAAAACAAGGCTAGTGTGCTCCTAAAAGTTTACAAAATCTTTagcatattttatgcatttattatgtGTAGTCTTTCTCTTatgggaaaatggaccaaaaatattattaataatatttatgactcatcttgcaccTCACAGATTTGTCCAATATAAAGCTCTCTAGAATGGGGGGCCTGAGTAGTTCAGCGAGAAAAGACGCTGACTAGCATCATTGCATTCGcaaatttgaatccagggtgggctgagtgactccagccaggtttcctgagcaaccaattgacccggttgttagggtgggtagagtcatgtgggtTACCTTTCTTGTGGTCGCTATatggtggttctcgctctctgtggggtgctTGGTGAGTTGTACATAGATGAGCATTCAAAAGCGTGATCCTCCATATGCCTTAAGCATGATGAAATGCATGGGTTGACTGTCTCCGAAGTAAAGGAAACTGAAGCTATGTTCAGGCTGTAAGTCCATATCAGATTTTTTGTGTATCCGATGAGAATCCGATCTTCAAGATTGACCATCCACACTGTGTATTGCAACTGATCCGATTTGTGTCTTAATTTTCTGGCATATCTGGACTGCTTAACATGGCAATGTGTAGCTGCGGTGCTG
This genomic window contains:
- the styk1b gene encoding tyrosine-protein kinase STYK1b, with product MASSVSSAYSICDTGDTLCEIRVYEQEVIIVPVLFLMSFFVTLLFLLLLRFCPEKVDRLQPSSIRTKRNRRNLQGIDAPLGLNALEGEHITLDTTSYMTFSTSSPVQKQYRSDHASFNANNVAFPDGQGSFGATASAFTKPKELPRQRLPENFNGVSPLPVSYSLKSDSSVSLYRARMENRNVVLRVLKDSASNTESQSFLGFAAFLSQLGPHPFLPELLGVVSLRAPLITVIEEMENQDLLGFLWRCRQDNGGPNTICQMTEKKIFTMASHVSSALDYLHSKDLLHCNIKACSVLVSQMCTAKLWGLGDLYSRTLESANYSEDPGRKKWQAPEILAKRPVTPKSDVWSFGLLLYEMVTLGEVPFAEIPVKELLQYHQRAKTLKKPNNCSNSLYSIIKSCCQWKEQERPSLADVRHKLQSGEKNANDSIILRVPGPINIEQYLKEAGYGESNSYTIF